A window of Bufo gargarizans isolate SCDJY-AF-19 chromosome 9, ASM1485885v1, whole genome shotgun sequence contains these coding sequences:
- the LOC122919733 gene encoding olfactory receptor 10C1-like yields MARVPVEAVSVCVLDSSTGVWVPVSEAVADRMPKADNGNLSIASTFIIVGFETLREIELLLFSIFTGMYILTIGAHILVITLVAVDKHLHKPMYILLANFSMLEVLYTTVTVPKMLDALLTQHKEISSPSCLAQFYFLFGFGASENCLLAVMAYDRYIAICRPLRYTTMMTGRTSISLALGAWVGGLLAAFPPAVWIATLKFCFPNFIDHFFCDYAPLLKLSCEDTTAGEFVFMVMSWSVILGCFILIMVSYALIIFAVLRIPSTAGQKKAFGTCGSHLAVVSIFYGTVIFMYIRPTSHIKFSLDKVISVFYCVVTPLMNPIIYCLRNQEAKGAVIKMLHMLTKSDNDLVLRAHVAKNISFLESRKV; encoded by the exons ATGGCTCGAGTTCCTGTTGAAGCTGTGTCAG tgTGTGTGCTGGACAGCAGTACTGGtgtatgggttccagtcagcgaggctgtggcag ATAGAATGCCAAAAGCTGACAATGGGAACCTCAGTATTGCCTCCACCTTCATTATTGTTGGGTTTGAGACCCTACGAGAGATTGAGCTTCTATTATTCTCAATCTTTACAGGTATGTACATCCTCACTATTGGAGCCCATATCCTCGtcattacattggtggcagtggacaaACATTTACATAAACCGATGTACATACTTCTAGCTAACTTCTCCATGCTTGAGGTGCTCTACACCACCGTGACTGTTCCAAAAATGCTTGATGCCTTGTTGACCCAACATAAAGAGATTTCATCTCCATCCTGCCTGGCTCAGTTCTACTTTTTGTTTGGCTTTGGAGCTTCAGAGAACTGTCTTCTTGCAGTGATGGCTTATGATCGCTATATAGCCATATGCAGGCCCCTTCGTTACACCACCATGATGACTGGAAGAACCAGCATTAGCTTGGCTCTTGGAGCTTGGGTTGGAGGCCTCCTGGCTGCTTTTCCTCCAGCTGTGTGGATTGCCACTTTGAAATTTTGTTTCCCTAATTTTATAgaccatttcttctgtgattatGCCCCTCTACTGAAACTCTCGTGTGAGGACACAACAGCAGGAGAGTTTGTCTTTATGGTCATGTCCTGGAGTGTTATTTTGGGTTGTTTTATCCTTATCATGGTGTCCTACGCTCTCATTATTTTTGCAGTCCTAAGAATCCCATCAACTGCTGGACAAAAGAAAGCATTCGGCACTTGTGGTTCCCACCTTGCCGTGGTGTCTATTTTTTATGGAACTGTCATATTCATGTACATTCGGCCCACCTCCCATATTAAGTTTTCACTCGACAAGGTGATCTCTGTCTTCTACTGTGTAGTGACTCCTTTGATGAATCCAATCATATAttgtctgaggaatcaggaggcTAAGGGTGCAGTGATCAAAATGTTACATATGCTGACAAAAAGTGACAATGACTTGGTTTTGAGAGCCCATGTGGCCAAAAACATCAGCTTTCTGGAAAGTAGAAAGGTCTGA
- the LOC122919734 gene encoding olfactory receptor 6B1-like — MDSLNKTITTIFFIMGFETIRNMEIFLFSLFLSMYMLTLGAHFLIITLVLLERHLHKPMYLLLANFSLVEVLYTTVTVPKMLDALLTRNKEIYSSSCLVQFYFFFAFGAAENCFLVVMGYDRYVAICRPLHYSTLMTKKMAVGLACGPWVVGFLTAACPAVWISTLSFCFPNYIDHFFCDYSPLLKLSCEDTSNGEFTFSVISWSLTLGCFFLILISYAFIIQSVLKIPSVEGQNKAFNTCASHLTVVLIFNGTIIFMYIRPNSHVRFTLDKVVSIFYCVVTPVMNPMIYCLRNKEVKEALKKALQRRVMI, encoded by the coding sequence ATGGACAGTTTAAATAAAACTATAACCACCATCTTCTTTATTATGGGCTTTGAGACCATACGCAATATGGAAATTTTCCTCTTTTCCCTTTTCTTGAGTATGTACATGTTAACATTGGGGGCCCATTTTCTTATCATCACCCTTGTGCTTCTGGAACGTCATCTTCATAAACCAATGTATCTCCTCTTGGCCAATTTCTCCTTGGTGGAAGTCCTGTACACCACGGTGACCGTACCTAAGATGCTTGATGCGCTCTTGACCAGAAACAAAGAGATTTACTCATCTTCTTGTCTcgttcagttttattttttctttgcttttgGTGCCGCTGAGAATTGCTTCCTGGTAGTTATGGGCTATGACCGGTATGTAGCCATCTGTCGACCACTGCACTACAGTACATTGATGACTAAGAAGATGGCAGTAGGACTGGCATGTGGACCATGGGTTGTAGGTTTCTTAACCGCTGCTTGCCCTGCAGTATGGATCTCCACTCTTAGCTTCTGCTTCCCAAACTATATCGACCATTTCTTTTGTGACTATTCTCCACTTTTGAAGCTATCATGTGAAGACACATCCAACGGTGAGTTCACGTTTTCTGTGATCTCCTGGAGTTTGACCCTCGGTTGCTTCTTTCTTATTTTAATCTCTTATGCCTTCATCATTCAGTCTGTTCTTAAGATTCCATCTGTCGAAGGGCAGAATAAAGCTTTCAATACCTGCGCGTCCCACCTCACCGTCGTATTAATCTTTAACGGCACAATAATCTTTATGTACATACGGCCGAACTCCCACGTCAGATTCACACTTGACAAGGTGGTGTCAATATTCTACTGCGTGGTGACCCCAGTTATGAACCCCATGATATATTGTTTGAGGAACAAAGAGGTAAAAGAGGCCCTCAAAAAAGCTCTTCAAAGACGAGTGATGATATGA